The proteins below are encoded in one region of Acidithiobacillus ferrooxidans ATCC 23270:
- a CDS encoding glycosyltransferase: MVHVNSTRVGGGVAEILDKLVPLTRELEIDARWEVITGSPSFYECTKTMHNAMQGSPFPIREALLRVYEETNRENAERLGSLLTDADIVFIHDPQPAPLIHYLNDRKGKWVWRCHIEASHPYRPVWRYLRRHVAEYDATVFSLAGFAQPLPNPQYIIPPSIDPLSDKNVNLSQREIKAVARRFQIDPERPLVAQISRFDRFKDPIGVINAYRLAKTYVPELQLVLAGGSADDDPEGSVMLAEVQAAAQGDPDIHVLALPPDAHRTINALQRLADIVLQKSLREGFGLAVTEAMWKDKPVIGGDTGGIRLQVVDYYTGFLVNSPEGAALRIRYLLRNPRLIRSMGRQGRRFVRENFLLTRQLREYLALAVGLLHGTTERIELG; the protein is encoded by the coding sequence ATGGTCCATGTGAATTCCACACGGGTCGGTGGAGGTGTTGCCGAAATCCTGGACAAGCTGGTGCCCCTCACCCGCGAACTGGAGATCGACGCCCGCTGGGAGGTCATCACCGGAAGCCCTTCTTTCTACGAGTGCACCAAGACCATGCATAATGCCATGCAAGGCAGCCCGTTCCCCATCCGTGAAGCCCTGCTGCGGGTCTACGAAGAAACCAACCGGGAGAATGCCGAGAGGCTCGGTTCCCTGCTCACCGATGCCGATATCGTCTTCATTCACGACCCCCAGCCCGCGCCGCTGATCCATTACCTGAACGACCGCAAGGGCAAATGGGTATGGCGCTGCCACATCGAGGCGAGCCATCCCTATCGTCCGGTCTGGCGTTATCTGCGGCGCCATGTGGCGGAGTACGACGCCACGGTGTTCTCCCTGGCCGGCTTCGCCCAGCCCCTGCCCAACCCCCAATACATCATCCCCCCCAGCATCGACCCGCTCAGCGACAAAAATGTCAATTTGTCCCAACGGGAGATCAAGGCGGTAGCCCGGCGCTTTCAGATCGATCCCGAGCGGCCCCTCGTCGCGCAGATTTCCCGTTTCGACCGCTTCAAGGACCCCATCGGCGTGATCAACGCCTACCGCCTGGCCAAGACCTACGTGCCCGAGCTGCAACTCGTGCTGGCGGGCGGAAGCGCCGACGACGACCCGGAAGGCAGCGTCATGCTCGCCGAAGTGCAGGCCGCGGCCCAGGGGGACCCGGACATCCACGTCCTGGCCCTGCCGCCCGACGCCCACCGCACCATCAACGCTCTCCAGCGTCTGGCGGACATCGTCCTGCAGAAGTCCCTGCGGGAAGGTTTCGGCCTCGCGGTCACCGAAGCGATGTGGAAGGACAAGCCCGTCATCGGCGGCGACACCGGCGGTATCCGCCTGCAGGTGGTCGACTACTACACCGGGTTCCTGGTGAACTCGCCGGAAGGGGCGGCCCTGCGGATCCGCTACCTCCTGCGCAACCCCAGGCTGATCCGCAGCATGGGGAGGCAAGGGCGGCGCTTCGTGCGGGAGAACTTCCTGTTGACGCGCCAGTTGCGCGAGTACCTGGCCCTGGCGGTCGGCCTGCTGCACGGGACCACCGAACGGATCGAACTCGGTTGA
- the moeA gene encoding molybdopterin molybdotransferase MoeA produces the protein MAHCCSGNERDSLAKSVTDARDAILAASLPVQGTENVHLGNALGRVLAMDIHAPADVPAWSNSAMDGYALRSMDDDAIRRIIGQSFAGHPFKGRVGADECVRIMTGAVVPEGADAVLVQEEAEVHADRKITPQTVSKAGANIRQPGEDLQAGALALEAGTWLRPAQIGLLASLGIAELAVYRRLRVAFISTGDELRPLGGALAPGQIYDSNRYALHGMLERLDCEILDLGRIADDPESIEAALHSAATVADVVISTGGVSVGDADYIAALLGRLGTIHFWKINMKPGRPLAFGQLGNATFFGLPGNPVSAMVTFYQFVRPSILKRMGKAAPWTPPLLQLPLAQDLQKKPGRTDFQRGHLLQTPAGLQVAGIGQQASHIMSGMAHADCLIILAAEAGHAKAGSLVDVQILEGLV, from the coding sequence ATGGCTCACTGTTGTAGCGGTAATGAACGTGATTCCCTGGCCAAAAGTGTCACCGATGCACGGGATGCCATCCTCGCGGCCAGCCTGCCGGTGCAAGGCACCGAAAATGTCCATCTCGGCAATGCGCTGGGACGGGTACTGGCCATGGACATTCATGCCCCTGCCGACGTGCCCGCCTGGTCCAATTCGGCCATGGATGGCTACGCCCTGCGCAGCATGGACGACGATGCCATACGACGCATCATCGGCCAGTCTTTTGCCGGACATCCCTTCAAGGGGCGTGTCGGTGCCGACGAGTGCGTACGCATCATGACCGGTGCCGTGGTTCCCGAAGGCGCGGATGCCGTCCTCGTTCAGGAGGAGGCAGAAGTCCATGCTGACCGGAAGATCACCCCCCAGACAGTCAGCAAGGCGGGCGCGAATATCCGCCAGCCCGGTGAGGACCTGCAGGCCGGAGCCCTGGCTCTGGAAGCCGGAACCTGGCTGCGTCCCGCCCAAATCGGGCTGCTCGCCAGTCTGGGCATTGCCGAACTGGCCGTATATCGCCGTCTGCGGGTCGCATTTATCTCCACTGGCGACGAGTTACGCCCGCTGGGCGGCGCGCTGGCTCCCGGGCAAATCTACGACAGTAACCGTTACGCCCTGCACGGCATGCTGGAACGTCTCGACTGTGAAATCCTCGATCTCGGCCGCATCGCCGACGATCCTGAGTCCATCGAAGCGGCCCTGCACAGCGCCGCAACCGTGGCCGACGTGGTGATCAGCACCGGCGGCGTCTCCGTCGGCGACGCCGACTACATCGCCGCACTCCTCGGCCGTCTCGGCACCATCCACTTCTGGAAAATAAACATGAAACCAGGGCGTCCACTGGCTTTCGGGCAACTCGGCAACGCCACCTTCTTCGGTCTGCCCGGCAACCCCGTCTCCGCCATGGTGACTTTTTACCAGTTTGTACGCCCCAGCATCCTCAAGCGCATGGGCAAAGCGGCACCCTGGACCCCTCCGCTGCTACAGCTTCCTTTGGCACAGGATCTCCAGAAAAAGCCCGGACGCACCGATTTCCAGCGTGGTCACCTGCTGCAAACCCCCGCCGGACTGCAGGTGGCGGGAATTGGTCAGCAGGCTTCCCATATCATGAGTGGAATGGCCCATGCCGACTGTCTGATCATTCTTGCGGCCGAAGCCGGGCACGCCAAGGCTGGCAGCCTGGTGGACGTGCAGATACTGGAAGGGCTCGTCTGA
- the mobA gene encoding molybdenum cofactor guanylyltransferase MobA, protein MDPFIRTPTPANPPDAQDAVHPLPVTGIILAGGAGRRMGGADKGWLDWQGKPLIERAIAILHGDCTDIVISANRNMDRYAQWGYRVVSDLQADFQGPLMGLAAGMHAATQAWVASIPVDSPCLPPDIVRRMWQAKGGHDLVVVRSADHWHAVICLCRRDLLADLQRYLDGGGRRAQGWFRDLSFAGLTLPADLLRNYNRPEDMT, encoded by the coding sequence GTGGACCCGTTCATCCGTACCCCAACCCCCGCAAACCCGCCCGATGCGCAGGACGCGGTGCACCCGTTGCCGGTCACCGGCATCATCCTCGCCGGGGGCGCCGGTCGTCGCATGGGTGGTGCGGATAAAGGCTGGCTGGACTGGCAGGGAAAACCCCTGATTGAGCGGGCCATCGCCATCCTGCACGGGGATTGTACCGACATCGTCATCAGCGCCAACCGCAATATGGACCGTTATGCACAATGGGGATATCGTGTCGTCTCTGATCTTCAGGCAGACTTTCAGGGCCCGCTCATGGGCCTGGCCGCCGGTATGCATGCCGCGACACAAGCCTGGGTGGCCAGCATCCCCGTAGACAGTCCCTGTTTACCCCCGGATATCGTGCGCCGTATGTGGCAGGCCAAAGGCGGGCATGACCTGGTGGTGGTGCGCAGCGCCGACCATTGGCATGCTGTCATCTGCCTGTGTCGCCGCGATCTGCTGGCCGACCTGCAGCGTTATCTGGACGGCGGTGGGCGGCGGGCGCAAGGCTGGTTCCGGGACCTGTCTTTTGCCGGTCTCACTCTACCCGCCGACCTGCTGCGCAACTATAACCGTCCGGAGGATATGACATGA
- the treY gene encoding malto-oligosyltrehalose synthase, which translates to MAPDPIPRASYRLQFNRQFTFDDAVALVPYLQELGVSHCYASPYLKARSGSPHGYDIVDHNALNPEIGDDRSFGRFVTALARHGLGHILDFVPNHMGVGGDDNAWWLDLLENGQASPYADFFDIDWHPHEKALRGKVLVPFLGGYYGDLLENGELHLAFDAQRGEFSVWYLQHRFPLDPRTYPGILEYGLERLKERLGADQPRLAEYQSLSTAFTHLPARRETAAAKLEERRRDKEVHKRHLAELCTAEPRIGAFIEENVASLNGEPGEVATFDRLHEVLEGQAYRLAYWRVAADEINYRRFFDINDLAGLRMERPEVFAATHRLVLQLVAEGKLDGLRIDHADGLYDPAGYFTRLRMEIHAALAERAEPAGGGTAPDFYLVAEKILIGPERLVDGWPVQGTTGYDFANAVNDLFVNPAAQRDLDRIYARFIGQRGDFAEMLFQCKQLVMEAQLSSELTMLADMLDGIAQSDRHTRDFTRNGCRGAVAMLVACFPVYRSYIAANRVSEDDRRYVEAAVAQAKKRSPGDVSIFDFIRRILLEDTGAPEASRRRRAARFALKLQQYTAPVMAKAQEDTAFYRYHRLVSLNEVGGDPRRFGTTPAAFHRANQERAQKWPYAMLTTSTHDTKRSEDVRARIDVLSELTDEWRKRVGRWARFARRHKRMVDGIPAPSRNDEYLFYQTLLGVWPLESPGERAFDDLRERVLRYMLKAVKEAKTHTSWLNPNLAYEEALDYFVMAMLDRTGRNPFLADFLPFQARVARFGLWNGLSQQLLKLTAPGVPDIYQGTEVWDFSLVDPDNRRPVDYRRRRDLLHRLRAVARGRDGARLAQDLMEHPEDGRAKLFVTWRALEARHRFPEVFAGGAYLPLAVTGAQADHAVAFARQANGRTVITIATRWFATLLGDEKRLPVGEAVWTDTGIELPNPAAAWENLFTGETVRPDAAGDKPRLSLARTLACFPVALLVPAEVGS; encoded by the coding sequence ATGGCCCCTGATCCCATTCCCCGCGCAAGCTACCGGCTCCAGTTCAATCGCCAATTCACCTTCGACGATGCGGTGGCCCTCGTGCCCTATCTGCAGGAACTGGGCGTGTCCCATTGCTACGCATCCCCCTACCTCAAGGCCCGCAGTGGCAGCCCGCACGGCTACGACATCGTCGACCACAACGCCCTCAACCCCGAGATCGGCGACGACCGGAGCTTCGGTCGCTTTGTCACCGCCCTCGCTCGCCATGGCTTGGGCCATATCCTGGACTTCGTACCCAACCACATGGGCGTGGGCGGTGACGACAACGCCTGGTGGCTGGATCTGCTGGAAAACGGCCAGGCATCCCCCTACGCGGATTTCTTCGATATTGACTGGCATCCCCACGAGAAGGCGCTGCGCGGCAAGGTCCTGGTTCCCTTCCTGGGCGGCTACTACGGCGACCTGCTCGAAAACGGCGAGTTGCATCTGGCCTTCGACGCGCAGCGAGGGGAGTTCAGCGTCTGGTACCTGCAGCACCGCTTCCCGCTGGATCCGCGTACCTATCCCGGCATCCTTGAATATGGGCTGGAACGGTTGAAGGAGCGGTTGGGCGCCGACCAGCCCAGGCTGGCCGAATACCAAAGCCTCAGCACCGCCTTCACCCATCTCCCCGCGCGCCGAGAGACGGCGGCCGCCAAACTGGAGGAGCGGCGCCGCGACAAGGAGGTCCACAAGCGCCACCTGGCGGAGCTCTGCACCGCCGAACCCCGGATCGGGGCCTTCATCGAAGAGAACGTGGCATCCCTGAACGGCGAGCCGGGCGAGGTGGCCACCTTCGACCGGCTCCACGAGGTCCTGGAAGGGCAGGCCTACCGCCTCGCGTATTGGCGGGTCGCCGCGGACGAGATCAATTATCGCCGCTTTTTCGACATCAACGACCTCGCCGGCCTGCGGATGGAGCGGCCCGAGGTGTTCGCCGCCACCCATCGCCTGGTGCTCCAACTGGTGGCCGAGGGCAAGCTGGACGGCCTGCGCATCGACCATGCCGACGGTCTGTACGACCCAGCCGGCTATTTCACGCGGCTCCGGATGGAGATCCATGCGGCGCTGGCGGAGCGGGCCGAACCAGCGGGCGGCGGCACGGCCCCCGATTTCTACCTCGTGGCGGAAAAGATCCTGATCGGTCCGGAACGGCTGGTGGACGGCTGGCCGGTGCAGGGGACCACCGGCTATGACTTCGCCAACGCGGTCAACGACCTCTTCGTCAACCCGGCGGCGCAGCGGGACTTGGATCGCATTTATGCCCGATTCATCGGACAACGCGGCGATTTCGCGGAAATGCTCTTCCAATGCAAGCAACTGGTCATGGAGGCGCAACTCTCCTCGGAACTCACCATGCTCGCCGACATGCTCGACGGCATCGCCCAAAGCGACCGGCACACCCGCGACTTCACCCGTAACGGCTGCCGCGGCGCCGTGGCCATGCTCGTGGCCTGTTTCCCGGTGTACCGTAGCTATATCGCCGCCAATCGGGTCTCCGAAGACGACCGCCGCTACGTGGAAGCGGCGGTGGCACAGGCAAAAAAACGCAGCCCGGGGGACGTGAGCATCTTCGACTTCATCCGCCGCATCCTGTTGGAAGACACCGGCGCGCCGGAGGCCTCGCGGCGCCGGCGGGCGGCCCGCTTCGCCTTGAAACTCCAGCAGTACACGGCCCCGGTCATGGCCAAGGCCCAGGAGGACACGGCCTTCTACCGCTATCACCGGCTGGTGTCCCTGAACGAGGTCGGCGGTGACCCGCGACGTTTCGGGACCACTCCGGCCGCCTTTCATCGCGCCAACCAGGAACGGGCCCAGAAATGGCCATACGCCATGCTGACGACCTCCACCCACGACACCAAACGCAGCGAGGACGTGCGGGCCCGCATCGACGTCCTCTCCGAACTCACCGACGAATGGCGGAAAAGGGTGGGACGTTGGGCGCGCTTCGCCCGCCGGCACAAGCGGATGGTGGATGGCATTCCGGCACCGAGCCGCAATGACGAGTACCTGTTCTACCAGACCCTGCTCGGCGTCTGGCCCCTCGAATCCCCTGGCGAGCGCGCCTTCGACGATCTCCGTGAGCGGGTCCTGCGTTATATGCTCAAGGCAGTGAAGGAGGCCAAGACCCACACCTCCTGGCTGAACCCCAACCTTGCTTACGAAGAGGCCCTGGATTACTTCGTCATGGCCATGCTCGACCGCACCGGCCGCAACCCCTTCCTCGCCGATTTTCTCCCGTTCCAGGCCCGAGTCGCCCGCTTCGGGCTGTGGAACGGCCTGTCCCAGCAGCTATTGAAGCTTACGGCGCCGGGCGTACCCGACATCTACCAGGGGACCGAAGTGTGGGACTTCAGCCTCGTGGACCCGGACAACCGCCGCCCCGTGGACTACCGGCGCCGGCGGGACCTGCTGCACCGGCTGAGGGCTGTCGCCCGCGGGCGGGACGGAGCGCGCCTCGCGCAGGATCTGATGGAGCATCCGGAGGACGGTCGCGCCAAGCTCTTTGTCACTTGGCGGGCACTGGAGGCGCGGCACCGATTCCCCGAGGTCTTTGCCGGCGGCGCCTACCTACCCCTTGCCGTCACGGGTGCCCAGGCCGACCACGCAGTGGCCTTTGCACGGCAGGCGAACGGGCGCACCGTGATCACCATCGCCACCCGCTGGTTCGCCACCCTCCTCGGCGACGAAAAACGCCTGCCGGTAGGTGAGGCGGTATGGACCGATACCGGGATCGAGCTCCCCAACCCGGCCGCGGCATGGGAAAACCTGTTCACGGGCGAGACGGTGCGCCCCGATGCCGCCGGAGACAAGCCTCGCCTTTCTCTTGCCCGGACGTTGGCTTGCTTTCCCGTCGCCCTGCTGGTTCCGGCGGAGGTCGGCTCGTGA
- a CDS encoding phospholipase D family nuclease, whose translation MAGVKRSSIMPVCGLLLAFFAAGAQADGSGWQWLKSWGQNQWSAATAALPHTPVTVPAQGTIEVAFSPPGGATAAIVQAVGEARQRVWVQAYSFTSAPIARAVLHAAKRGVDVKVVLDRSQRTQKYSVADFFANQGVPVYIDDQHAIAHNKVMVIDSGTLITGSFNFSKAAEQANAENLLIFRGNPALQQLYADNFRFHLSHSTPYTARHGLD comes from the coding sequence ATGGCTGGAGTGAAGCGGTCGAGCATTATGCCGGTTTGTGGACTGTTGCTGGCGTTTTTTGCGGCAGGGGCACAGGCCGATGGATCCGGCTGGCAATGGCTGAAAAGCTGGGGGCAAAATCAGTGGTCAGCGGCCACCGCCGCACTGCCGCACACGCCCGTAACGGTGCCAGCGCAGGGGACGATCGAGGTGGCGTTCTCGCCGCCAGGCGGGGCGACGGCGGCCATTGTGCAGGCGGTCGGCGAGGCAAGGCAGCGGGTCTGGGTGCAGGCCTATAGCTTCACCAGTGCGCCGATTGCCAGGGCCGTGCTCCATGCCGCCAAAAGAGGCGTCGACGTGAAGGTGGTGTTGGACAGGAGCCAGCGCACCCAGAAATATTCGGTGGCGGATTTTTTTGCCAATCAGGGGGTGCCCGTGTACATCGACGACCAGCACGCCATCGCTCACAACAAGGTGATGGTGATCGATTCGGGGACGCTGATCACCGGTAGCTTCAATTTCAGCAAGGCAGCGGAGCAGGCCAATGCCGAAAATCTCCTGATATTCCGGGGGAATCCGGCGTTACAGCAACTCTACGCGGACAATTTCCGCTTTCATCTCAGCCACTCGACGCCCTATACGGCGCGGCACGGTCTGGATTGA
- the mobB gene encoding molybdopterin-guanine dinucleotide biosynthesis protein B, giving the protein MKALGVVGYSGSGKTTLLCALIPLLRGYGLRVAVVKSTHHDVDWDAPGKDSYRLREAGADVVLLQGPKRWFMTRPAPTEVSLETIRASLQPLPDLLLMEGNKALAVPKIEVHRRGLGRPLLAPDDPCIMAVATDGVLDIPCVQLDLNTPSAIAQFIRQWIKKED; this is encoded by the coding sequence ATGAAAGCGCTCGGTGTAGTAGGATACAGCGGTAGTGGCAAGACCACCCTGCTCTGCGCCCTGATTCCCCTGCTACGCGGATATGGATTGAGGGTCGCGGTGGTCAAGTCGACCCACCATGACGTGGACTGGGACGCGCCCGGAAAGGACAGTTACCGTCTGCGGGAGGCAGGGGCGGATGTGGTCTTACTACAGGGCCCGAAACGCTGGTTTATGACCAGGCCTGCGCCGACGGAAGTCAGTCTGGAGACCATCCGCGCCAGCCTGCAACCACTGCCGGACCTTCTCCTGATGGAGGGGAACAAGGCGCTGGCGGTGCCGAAAATCGAAGTGCATCGACGGGGTCTCGGGCGTCCCCTGCTTGCGCCGGATGACCCCTGCATCATGGCCGTGGCGACAGATGGCGTTCTGGACATTCCCTGCGTTCAACTGGACCTGAATACGCCGTCCGCCATCGCGCAATTCATCCGGCAATGGATAAAAAAGGAAGATTGA
- the sppA gene encoding signal peptide peptidase SppA has product MRILLLPFIWLGRALHWLRIGILNLLTLAILLFLIAFLAYKLFYQVAVPDDAALLVAPQGSLFYSRNESWQTRALDHLDGRKPAGVSIRQMVQAIDRASTDARIHLLELNLSDFGGGSITQLDTVARALQRFRAHGKPIYAYAPDYSQDAYLLAAQANHIYMPRLGTVLITGFSTRGLYFKGLLDKLGITVYSFRQGKYKSAMEPLTLTHMSKSAQVENAAWLKVWWDTYLQDVAKGRGLKATLVSRYADQLPELLENYQGNAAELALKQGLITRIGDEHAFRQAVAAALKQPPKHIKKIGLHAYLAATKPSTTASAKIAVVPIDGMLVTGDAPLPGVVAAQATIKQLDRVGHEASVKAVVLQVNSPGGDVNAAQAIRAAILRIRKAHKPVIVSMGTLGASGAYWLSTAADRIYAHPTTLTADIGVFALFPNYAGLLKKLGIHYSGIATTRNANAMSPFSPLGKNVQKALQAMVDNTYADFVNLVANARHIPTNKVEHDAQGRAWSGLDAYHLGLVNALGGMPQAIQEAAKLAKLSKGKYQVQYLPPPTPSNNIPQWLNMWSLARLRDVILGENSALHGVIPMEQIRLLIHEAHPYALMAYLPVK; this is encoded by the coding sequence ATGCGCATATTGCTTCTCCCCTTCATTTGGCTGGGCCGCGCTTTGCACTGGCTACGCATAGGAATTCTCAACCTGCTGACGCTCGCCATTCTGTTGTTCCTTATCGCCTTTCTTGCCTATAAACTGTTCTACCAGGTTGCCGTCCCCGATGATGCTGCATTGCTTGTCGCTCCCCAGGGCTCCTTGTTTTACAGCCGAAACGAATCCTGGCAGACTCGTGCGCTCGATCATCTTGACGGGCGAAAACCTGCAGGTGTTTCCATTAGACAGATGGTTCAAGCCATTGATCGTGCCTCCACGGACGCGCGTATCCACCTGCTGGAATTGAATTTAAGTGACTTTGGTGGGGGGAGTATCACCCAGCTAGACACCGTAGCACGGGCTCTTCAGCGTTTTCGCGCTCATGGTAAACCCATTTATGCCTATGCGCCCGACTATTCCCAGGATGCTTATTTACTGGCCGCCCAGGCCAACCATATTTACATGCCCAGGCTGGGTACGGTCCTGATCACAGGATTTTCGACGCGTGGTTTATACTTCAAAGGATTGCTGGACAAGTTGGGAATCACGGTGTATTCCTTTCGGCAAGGTAAATATAAATCCGCCATGGAGCCTCTTACCCTGACGCATATGTCCAAGTCTGCGCAGGTAGAAAATGCCGCCTGGCTGAAGGTGTGGTGGGATACTTATCTGCAAGATGTCGCCAAGGGTCGTGGGCTGAAGGCCACACTGGTCAGCCGTTATGCAGATCAGTTGCCTGAACTCTTAGAAAATTATCAAGGAAATGCTGCGGAACTTGCCCTGAAGCAAGGGCTGATCACTCGTATCGGCGATGAGCACGCTTTCAGACAGGCGGTTGCCGCCGCACTCAAACAACCTCCTAAACACATCAAAAAGATTGGGTTGCATGCCTATCTGGCGGCAACCAAACCATCCACAACCGCCAGCGCCAAAATCGCGGTCGTACCCATTGACGGAATGCTCGTAACCGGAGATGCCCCCCTCCCAGGAGTAGTCGCTGCCCAAGCCACGATCAAACAGTTGGATCGCGTAGGTCATGAAGCCTCCGTCAAGGCAGTGGTTTTGCAGGTCAATAGTCCGGGTGGCGATGTAAACGCTGCCCAAGCGATTCGTGCAGCTATTTTACGCATACGCAAGGCGCACAAACCGGTTATCGTCAGCATGGGCACCTTAGGTGCCTCGGGTGCTTACTGGCTCTCAACTGCAGCAGATCGTATCTATGCACACCCCACCACGCTGACTGCCGATATTGGTGTGTTCGCACTATTTCCGAATTATGCGGGGCTGCTAAAAAAACTGGGCATTCACTATTCCGGGATAGCCACTACGAGGAATGCCAACGCCATGTCCCCATTTTCACCCCTGGGTAAAAACGTTCAAAAAGCACTTCAGGCCATGGTAGACAATACATACGCTGACTTCGTAAACCTGGTGGCCAATGCCAGACATATCCCAACAAATAAAGTTGAACACGATGCCCAGGGTCGCGCCTGGAGTGGCCTGGACGCCTATCACCTTGGGTTGGTCAATGCACTCGGGGGCATGCCGCAAGCCATTCAGGAGGCCGCCAAACTGGCAAAACTTTCTAAGGGCAAATATCAGGTACAATACCTGCCTCCACCAACTCCATCGAATAACATCCCACAATGGTTGAACATGTGGAGTCTGGCAAGACTGCGTGACGTTATATTGGGGGAAAATTCCGCGCTCCATGGAGTGATTCCCATGGAACAGATTCGTTTACTGATTCATGAAGCACACCCATACGCCCTTATGGCTTATTTACCCGTAAAATGA
- the treZ gene encoding malto-oligosyltrehalose trehalohydrolase — MTAQEGKAMCRHDMPFGAQRLEDGRWRFRLWAPAAGTVELQLPHGTGVRYTPMRPETEGWFALETGAAPGTAYAYRINRDLVVPDPASRAQLDDVHGPSLLVDPAAFAWEDGHWRGRPWEEAVIYELHTGTFSSEGTFGGITARLDQLAGLGVTALELMPVADFPGERDWGYNGALPFAPDRRYGTPDDLKRLVQGAHRRGLMVFLDVVYNHFGPVGNYLSHYAPAFFTDRHHTPWGAAINFDGPGSRTVRAFFIHNALYWLEEFHMDGLRLDAVHAICDDSDPDIIEELGAAVARRFPHRPIHLMLEDDRNSAHYLVPEGSRRIYAAQWNDDFHHALHVILTGEAEGYYGDFADDPHGLLARCLAEGFAFQGAWSVYHGRRRGEPSAGLPVTAFIGFLQNHDQVGNRAFGDRLATLATPEAVRAATVLLLLAPAPPLLFMGQEWGSRRPFPFFCDLGPDLAPQVREGRLREFARFPDFADAAGRARIPDPSDPATFRSARLDWREREQETHRAWLALHRELLALRQRELVPRLAGVTVEGAVAAHFGKGGVTARWRLADRIVLVVVANLDAEPAAHLRLPTGKQLYATPAASGPDGSFAPWAVAFFLCAPHDAEVAVDGTSPFGH; from the coding sequence TTGACCGCCCAGGAGGGGAAAGCGATGTGCCGCCACGACATGCCTTTCGGCGCCCAGCGCCTCGAAGACGGGCGCTGGCGGTTCCGGCTCTGGGCACCTGCGGCGGGAACGGTGGAACTCCAGCTCCCGCACGGCACAGGGGTACGGTACACGCCTATGCGGCCGGAGACCGAGGGTTGGTTCGCGCTGGAAACGGGGGCGGCTCCGGGGACCGCTTATGCCTATCGCATCAATAGGGACCTCGTCGTCCCGGACCCCGCATCCCGCGCCCAGCTCGACGATGTTCACGGCCCGAGCCTGCTGGTGGACCCCGCTGCCTTTGCCTGGGAAGACGGCCATTGGCGGGGGCGGCCCTGGGAAGAGGCCGTGATCTACGAGCTGCATACCGGCACCTTCTCGTCCGAGGGCACTTTCGGCGGGATCACCGCGCGCCTGGACCAGCTGGCCGGGCTGGGCGTCACGGCCCTGGAGCTCATGCCCGTGGCGGACTTTCCCGGCGAGCGGGACTGGGGCTACAACGGGGCGCTGCCCTTCGCGCCGGATCGGCGCTACGGCACGCCCGACGACCTGAAACGCCTGGTGCAGGGAGCTCACCGGCGTGGCCTCATGGTATTCCTCGACGTCGTGTACAACCATTTCGGACCCGTGGGAAATTATCTGTCCCATTACGCCCCCGCCTTCTTCACCGACCGCCACCACACCCCCTGGGGGGCGGCCATCAATTTCGATGGCCCCGGAAGCCGCACGGTGCGCGCGTTTTTCATCCACAACGCCCTGTACTGGCTGGAAGAGTTTCACATGGACGGCCTGCGCCTCGACGCCGTGCATGCCATCTGCGACGACTCGGACCCGGACATCATCGAGGAGCTGGGCGCGGCGGTCGCCCGGCGCTTTCCGCACCGCCCCATACACCTGATGCTGGAGGATGACCGCAACAGCGCCCACTACCTGGTCCCGGAGGGTTCACGGCGCATATATGCCGCCCAATGGAACGATGATTTCCACCACGCCCTCCACGTCATCCTGACCGGTGAGGCGGAGGGCTACTACGGGGACTTCGCCGACGATCCCCATGGGCTCCTCGCCCGCTGCCTGGCCGAAGGCTTCGCCTTCCAGGGTGCCTGGTCCGTCTACCACGGGCGGCGCCGCGGCGAGCCGAGTGCCGGTCTCCCGGTCACCGCCTTCATCGGCTTTCTCCAGAACCACGACCAGGTGGGCAACCGGGCCTTCGGCGATCGTCTGGCGACCCTCGCAACGCCGGAGGCCGTGCGGGCGGCGACGGTGCTGCTGTTGCTGGCGCCGGCCCCGCCATTGCTCTTCATGGGCCAGGAGTGGGGCAGCCGGCGCCCATTCCCGTTCTTCTGCGACCTGGGACCCGACCTCGCGCCGCAGGTGCGGGAAGGCCGGCTGCGCGAGTTCGCACGCTTCCCGGACTTCGCCGACGCCGCTGGCCGCGCCCGCATCCCCGATCCCAGCGACCCGGCGACCTTCCGGTCCGCCCGGCTCGACTGGCGCGAAAGGGAGCAGGAAACGCACCGAGCCTGGCTGGCCCTGCATCGCGAGCTGCTCGCCCTTCGCCAGCGCGAGCTGGTGCCGCGTCTGGCCGGCGTCACCGTGGAGGGGGCGGTGGCGGCCCATTTCGGCAAAGGCGGCGTGACGGCACGCTGGCGCCTCGCCGATAGGATCGTCCTGGTGGTCGTCGCCAACCTGGACGCGGAGCCGGCCGCCCACCTTCGCCTTCCCACCGGCAAGCAGCTTTACGCCACACCAGCGGCATCCGGACCCGACGGCTCCTTCGCACCCTGGGCGGTGGCTTTCTTCCTGTGTGCCCCCCATGACGCCGAGGTCGCCGTGGACGGAACATCGCCGTTCGGCCACTGA